A window from Sandaracinaceae bacterium encodes these proteins:
- a CDS encoding alanine:cation symporter family protein — protein sequence MPADDLRPILELLWIWIAAPLTALAAIVYTVRLKAPQVMKLGEAFRAIRTHDEGAEGSVHPATSAALSAAATYGAAGAVGSATAVALGGPGAVAWVWLFTLLLMPLRMGEAALARTAPLGRAGDTTGSLAGRLMNDAAGGPRAIGWAIFVLVPLAAFAFYGGSHGEAVTDAADQLLPGSALTLGLVVAGVGGVFAVLPLKQSGSILGWIAAVALIAMFGAGLVAFMSDPGRGFGSISRAFVDAFDGAPRMAAWSGALAGEIAVAAMLHLLPPVAAVGGVDGALHAEAQAGTTKQQAAVALLGPLFYGVVVTVVGLSLVATGAFSRPIETSRSLDEVRFYRNGMGPETSSQREEADRAYEGFIRVIEGDTGVVEYDVGTERGIIRAPRYTEGGEPADFALHVDDGYADDLQKPGHLGALERRPIEELRGVTLHGRMLPADGHLLAASMTAGGGSVTSRVALAALLLLAALGLAAWGLGVARTLSAQLPKNTARWTALLPAVGLALAAAGVVPSFGDYGSMVAGLLVSVTAIGLIVRVKDAARIAG from the coding sequence ATGCCTGCAGACGACCTCCGACCGATCCTCGAGCTGCTCTGGATCTGGATCGCCGCGCCCCTCACGGCGCTCGCCGCGATCGTCTACACCGTCCGCCTCAAGGCGCCGCAGGTGATGAAGCTCGGCGAGGCCTTCCGCGCGATCCGAACGCACGACGAGGGGGCCGAGGGCAGCGTCCACCCCGCCACGTCCGCCGCCCTCTCGGCCGCCGCGACGTACGGCGCCGCGGGCGCGGTCGGCTCCGCCACCGCGGTCGCCCTCGGCGGCCCGGGCGCGGTCGCGTGGGTGTGGCTCTTCACTCTCCTGCTGATGCCGCTCCGCATGGGCGAGGCCGCGCTGGCCCGCACCGCGCCGCTCGGGCGCGCGGGAGACACGACGGGCTCGCTCGCCGGGCGCCTCATGAACGACGCCGCGGGAGGCCCCCGCGCCATCGGCTGGGCGATCTTCGTGCTCGTCCCGCTCGCGGCCTTCGCCTTCTACGGCGGCAGCCACGGCGAGGCGGTGACCGACGCCGCGGACCAGCTCCTGCCGGGCAGCGCGCTCACCCTCGGCCTCGTCGTCGCGGGCGTGGGCGGCGTCTTCGCGGTGCTGCCGCTGAAGCAGAGCGGCTCGATCCTCGGCTGGATCGCGGCCGTCGCCCTCATCGCCATGTTCGGGGCCGGCCTGGTCGCGTTCATGAGCGATCCCGGGCGCGGCTTCGGGAGCATCAGCCGCGCGTTCGTCGACGCGTTCGATGGCGCGCCCCGCATGGCCGCGTGGAGCGGCGCCCTCGCGGGCGAGATCGCGGTCGCCGCGATGCTGCATCTGCTGCCGCCCGTCGCGGCGGTCGGCGGCGTGGACGGCGCGCTGCACGCCGAGGCGCAGGCGGGCACGACCAAGCAGCAGGCGGCGGTCGCGCTGCTCGGTCCGCTCTTCTACGGCGTGGTCGTCACGGTGGTCGGGCTGAGCCTGGTCGCGACCGGCGCCTTCTCCCGCCCGATCGAGACCAGCCGCTCGCTGGACGAGGTGCGCTTCTACCGGAACGGCATGGGCCCCGAGACCTCGAGCCAGCGCGAAGAGGCCGACCGGGCCTACGAGGGCTTCATCCGGGTGATCGAAGGTGACACCGGCGTGGTCGAGTACGACGTCGGCACCGAGCGAGGGATCATCCGCGCGCCCCGCTACACGGAGGGCGGCGAGCCGGCCGACTTCGCGCTGCACGTCGACGACGGCTACGCGGACGATCTCCAGAAGCCGGGCCACCTCGGCGCGCTCGAGCGGCGCCCGATCGAGGAGCTGCGCGGGGTGACCCTGCACGGCCGGATGCTGCCCGCCGACGGGCACCTGCTCGCGGCCTCCATGACGGCGGGGGGCGGCTCGGTGACCTCTCGGGTCGCGCTCGCGGCGCTCCTGCTGCTCGCCGCGCTCGGCCTCGCCGCGTGGGGTCTGGGCGTCGCCCGCACCCTGTCCGCGCAGCTGCCGAAGAACACGGCGCGCTGGACGGCGCTCCTCCCCGCGGTGGGGCTCGCGCTCGCCGCCGCGGGCGTGGTGCCGAGCTTCGGGGACTACGGCTCCATGGTCGCCGGGCTGCTGGTCTCCGTCACCGCGATCGGGCTCATCGTCCGGGTCAAGGACGCAGCCCGGATCGCGGGATGA
- a CDS encoding endonuclease/exonuclease/phosphatase family protein, which translates to MRRGGPLLALSLLLLACCDGDAPGDAGPPDDARLPADAAPYDTGPPPPTGPLRLATWNLETFPRAPETVAEVARVVEDERLDLVAVQEITDVAAFDALEAALPGWEAIATDDDRFLQVGLLLRRDRFVVDRTDVLFTTDGYVFPRSVLSAQLTVRRPAGLTPIDFRVLVLHLKASIDEESRMRRQAAVNRLDILVRGQLGDDALEHDIVIAGDWNDGVTDPADENVFGAMLDAPETYRFLTEELEASGEVSFLPFPVFLDHVAVTTDALTTLGAPTTEVRHLERADADYRDTLSDHLPVVVEFPLP; encoded by the coding sequence ATGAGGCGAGGCGGCCCTCTCCTCGCCCTCTCCCTGCTCCTCCTCGCGTGCTGTGATGGCGACGCCCCGGGCGACGCTGGCCCGCCGGACGACGCCCGCCTCCCGGCTGACGCGGCCCCTTACGACACAGGCCCGCCCCCGCCGACAGGCCCGCTGCGGCTCGCGACCTGGAACCTCGAGACCTTCCCCCGGGCGCCCGAGACCGTGGCCGAGGTGGCGCGCGTAGTGGAAGACGAGCGGCTCGATCTGGTCGCCGTCCAGGAGATCACCGACGTCGCCGCCTTCGACGCGCTCGAGGCCGCCCTTCCCGGCTGGGAGGCGATCGCCACCGACGACGACCGCTTCCTCCAGGTCGGGCTGCTGCTCCGGCGCGATCGCTTCGTCGTCGATCGCACCGACGTGCTCTTCACCACCGACGGCTACGTCTTCCCGCGGTCCGTGCTCTCCGCGCAGCTGACGGTGCGGCGGCCGGCCGGGCTGACGCCCATCGACTTCCGGGTGCTGGTGCTCCACCTCAAGGCGAGCATCGACGAGGAGAGCCGCATGCGGCGGCAGGCCGCGGTGAACCGGCTCGACATCCTCGTGCGCGGTCAGCTCGGCGACGACGCGCTCGAGCACGACATCGTCATCGCGGGCGACTGGAACGACGGCGTGACCGATCCCGCGGACGAGAACGTCTTCGGCGCCATGCTGGACGCGCCCGAGACCTACCGCTTCCTCACCGAGGAGCTCGAGGCGTCGGGCGAGGTCTCGTTCCTCCCCTTCCCCGTCTTCCTCGACCACGTGGCCGTGACCACCGACGCGCTGACCACCCTGGGCGCCCCGACCACCGAGGTCCGCCACCTCGAGCGCGCCGACGCCGACTACCGCGACACGCTGTCGGACCACCTGCCCGTGGTGGTCGAGTTCCCGCTGCCCTGA
- a CDS encoding response regulator — protein sequence MSPTPTLPTELVVVVDDDPAVGAHIADELEGRGVECVHVQDFDVAYEIAVHHRPALMVIDQILESEEGAQLLRKLDALEDAPWVVLLRYAPGPTGPFRNLHVTLISGESWFEDLPDVVARQVYARAY from the coding sequence ATGAGCCCGACCCCCACGCTGCCGACCGAGCTGGTCGTGGTGGTGGACGACGACCCTGCGGTCGGCGCGCACATCGCCGACGAGCTGGAGGGGCGGGGCGTCGAGTGCGTGCACGTGCAGGACTTCGACGTGGCCTACGAGATCGCCGTCCATCACCGCCCCGCGCTCATGGTCATCGACCAGATCCTCGAGTCCGAGGAGGGAGCGCAGCTGCTCCGCAAGCTCGACGCGCTCGAGGACGCGCCCTGGGTGGTGTTGCTGCGCTACGCGCCCGGGCCCACCGGGCCGTTCCGGAACCTGCACGTCACCCTCATCTCGGGGGAGAGCTGGTTCGAGGATCTGCCGGACGTCGTCGCGCGGCAGGTCTACGCGCGCGCCTACTGA